In one Macaca nemestrina isolate mMacNem1 chromosome 2, mMacNem.hap1, whole genome shotgun sequence genomic region, the following are encoded:
- the CAM gene encoding cathelicidin antimicrobial peptide, protein MGTMKTQRHSPSLGRWSLVLLLLGLVMPLAIVAQVLSYQEAVLRAIDGINQRSSDANLYRLLDLDPRPTMDGDPDTPKPVSFTVKETVCPRTTQKSPEDCDFKEDGLVKRCVGTVILNQARDSFDISCDKDNRRFARLGNFFRKVKEKIGGGLKKVGQKIKDFLGNLVPRTAS, encoded by the exons ATGGGGACCATGAAGACCCAAAGGCATAGCCCCTCCCTGGGGCGGTGGTcactggtgctgctgctgctgggcctAGTGATGCCTCTGGCCATCGTTGCCCAGGTCCTCAGCTACCAGGAAGCTGTGCTTCGTGCTATAGATGGCATCAACCAGCGGTCCTCGGATGCCAACCTCTACCGCCTCCTGGACCTGGACCCGAGGCCCACGATG GATGGGGACCCAGACACCCCAAAGCCTGTGAGCTTCACAGTGAAGGAGACAGTGTGCCCCAGGACAACACAGAAGTCACCGGAGGATTGTGACTTCAAGGAGGATGGG CTGGTGAAGCGGTGTGTGGGGACAGTGATCCTAAACCAGGCCAGGGACTCCTTTGACATCAGTTGTGATAAG GATAATAGGAGATTTGCCCGGCTGGGCAATTTCTTCCGGAAAGTTAAAGAGAAGATTGGCGGAGGGCTTAAAAAAGTTGGCCAGAAAATCAAGGATTTTTTGGGGAATCTTGTACCCAGGACAGCGTCCTAG